CCAGAGCAGGATGCCCACGCCTTTGCTTTTGGCATGGCGGAAAACATCGCCCAGGCTGCCGTTGTCCATAAGCGTCCAGTTGGCATCCACCAGCACGTATTCCCAGCCCATCTCGGCGGCAAAATCCACAAACTGCTTTTGTTTGGCGGCATCCTGGGGGCTGGGCGGGTCAGACCACCAGCTCCAGGCCACGCGGCCCGGCTTGATCCAGTCGGTATCTTTTAGAATGCTGGGTGGCGAGAGGTCTTCCACCAGAGTGGACTCCACAATGCTGGCCGGCGATCCCCCAAGCATGATGACCCGCCAGGGCATTTCCCACGGCAGAGAGGAGACGGGAAAGACGCTGCCGGTGTTATTGCCCTCATTGGGGGCGGGCCAGCGCACGCGATACACGCCCATGGGGGCTTCACTTTGCAGGCGGGTGCCGCAATAGTTAGTGCCGAGGCCGGCTTCGGTAATCAGACCCCACACGCGCGCATCTCCCGTGCGAAACAGCAGCGGATAGGACCAGCCATTGGTGGTGGGGGAGGGGATGCCGACGGGGATTTCATTTTCATAATAAGTCTCATAAGCCGGCGCATAGACCGTTACCTGATCCGCCGGATGGGCCCAGATTCGCCCGTCCTTGGGCAGGGCGAAACCCGTCGCTTCGGCGGCCATCAGCGCCTGGGCCAGGGGTTGGCGTTCAGGGAGACGGTAACGGAAGGCCACCCCATCATTGGCGGCACGAAAATCCACCTCCAGCATCCTTCCCTTTTCACCGCGCAGGATCAGCGTCATCTGGCGGGCCTGGTGCAGGCGCTCCCGGCGTTTGCCGTGCAGGGCTATGTAGCGCTCTTCGATGCTTTTGGGGGGCAGGGCGGTGACCACCGACAGATGACGGCTCAAGTCTGTGTCAGCCAGCACCAGCCCCAGAGGCGAGCTGTCCACCGCAGTTTGCCCGTTCCATTCGATCCGGTAGTAAAGCCTGCGGCCGGCGGGGTAGTCACGCTGCCGTCCCAAGTCGGCCAGTTGCACAATGACCGATATTTGCCCATTCGGAGAGGTGACCTTCCAGCTTGAAGGGGAGGCCGCCGCGGCGCCTCCGGCCATTGCCCACAGCAGGCCCGGCAGCACCAGGCCAAGGACTCGATGTCTCATGGGCGAAAGTCTGGCGGTTGTCTCCGGCGGCGAAAAGCTTTTTGTGGCTGGACTGTTGTGGCTGGCTACGTGGCCACCGGCAGGAAGAGGGTGGCGGAACATCCCCCCTCGGGGCGGTTGGTCAGTTCTATCCAGCCGCCGATTTGTTTCAGCCCCCCATAAGCGGCGGCCAACCCCATGCCGGTACCTTGGCCCACCTCTTTGGTGGTGAAAAACGGCTCAAACAGGTGCGCCTGAGCTTGGGGCGACAGGCCGGGGCCTTCGTCGAGGATTTGAATGGCCACAAAGGGCCGCGGTTGGTGTGCGGAGGGTGCGGCGGAGTCTTTGGGCACCTGCTCCACTTTTTGCACGCGAATTTTGACCGGCCCGTGTGGGAGGCTGGCTTGGAGAGCATTGTCCAACACCACCAGCAATGCCTGCTCCAGAATACCGCCATCCACTTTGACGAGGGGCAGATTTTGCTCCCACTCGACGGCCACGCGGCCCGGCGGGTATTTGGCCAGAATTGGCGGCAGGAATTCCCGCAGGTCCACGGACTTCAGCCGCAGCCAGTGGCGCTGGCCGTAGGCCAGCAGTTGCTCCACAATCCGGGCCATCTTGCCTACCGCTTCTTCGATGTAGGAGAGGTGGGTGTGTGATTCGTCCGGGGTCTTGTGTGCATCCTCCAAAAGGGCGGCGCTGGATTGAATGGCCTGTAACTGGTTGTTGAGATGGTGGGCAATGCCGGCGGCCATCTGGCCGATGGTTTCCTGTTGTTTGCGGGCCAGCGCGGCTTGTTCGAGCCGGAAGCGCTCGGCCATGACCTGCTCCAATTCCCGGGTGCGCTCCGCCAGCCGGGCGCTCAACAACGCATTGCGTCTTTGCAGCAGGCGCACCCGCCATCGGTAGCCGCCATAAATGCCGGTGAGCGCCAGGCCCGCCAGCAGCAGGTAAAACCAGGCGGTCTGGTAAAAGAATGGCTGAATAATGAGCTCCACGCCGGCGCCGGCCACACTCCAGGCGCCATGACCATCGTCAGCGGTGACGCGAAATTCATACTGCCCGGGGGCCAGATTGGCGTAAGTGGCGGAGCGGCGCTGGTAGGCCTCCACCCAGTCCGGGTCCACCCCTTTGAGCTGGTAACGATGGCGCACTTTTTCCGGCTGCCGGAAACTCAATCCCGCATACTCAATTTCAATCACCCGCGAGCCGGCCGGCAGCTCCATGTGCGCCGAGACCGGATGCTCGCGACCGTTGACCCGGATCCGTTCAATGACCACGCGCGGCGGGTGAAAGGCGCTGGCGGAAACTTTGGGATCGGCCACCGCCAACCCGCGCCGGGTCAGGAAAACAAGACGCCCATCCGGCAACTGACAGCCGCCCGATTGCCTCCCGCCCAGACATTCCATGGCCAGGAGGCCATCGGATTGCGTGAACTTCATGGGAGTGGGCAACGGCCGCTCCCCGCGCCAATAGGCAAATATCTGCGCCGTTTCCACCCGGAAAATGGTCCAAGGGGTGGAGAACCAGGTAAAGCCCTGTTCATCATGCGCCAGCCAGTAAATGTGGCAGGTGGGAAAGCCGCTGTGGGGCTTGTAAAGCCGCCATTGTCCTTCCCAATGGCACACGGCTCCCTGCGCGGTGCCCAGCCACAAGCGGTCTTTTTTGTCCTCGGTGATGTAATAGACCAGACCGGCCGGGAAACCCTGAAGCTGCCCGTAATAGTTGGTGGCGTCACTCTTCAAGTGATAAAGCCCTTCCTGGGTGCCAACCCACAGGGAGTTGTCATGCGCCAGGTACAGCGAGCGAATCACCGGCTGGGGCTGACCCTCTGGAACGGGCAGGATTACGGTCATAAATTCCCGTCCTTCGCGCCGGCTCAGACCTTTTTCTGTGCCCACCCACAGGGTCCCCTGCTGATCCTCGGTGATGGCGAAAATGTTGCCACTTGGCAGCCCTTGGGCGACGTCGAAGGTTTGCGAACGACCGCGGTCATCGCAAAGCAGGCCGCCCCGACGCGATCCAATCCAAACCCGTCCCTGGCGGTCCGGGTGGATTGCCGTGATCATGGTCTGCCTTTGGTATCGGGGTTCCGGGCGGATCTGGCCATTTTCCCACACATAGACTTCTCCCCGCGTGGTGCCCAGCAGATAACGCTCCGGTCCGGCGCGGGCAATGGTCAAAACTTCCTCGTCCTCCAAACCATTTTGCGCGGAATAAGTGATGAATGTGCGCTCCTGTAAGCAGTGCAGGCCGTTGCCGGCGCCAATCCAAAGATTGGCCTCACGGTCTTCAAAGAAGGAAAAAACGGAAATATTACGCAGGGCGGGAATTTCCTCTTCCAGGATCAGCCGGCCCTGCCGCAGCCGCCGCAGCCCCGTGGTGGTGCCCACCCACACCATGCCGTGGCGGTCAGCATAAACCGCCCGCACCCGCGCCGGGCCCAGCGCCGAAATAAGATCTGCCGTGGCGCGACGGCGGTCCACGCTGATGTGATATAGCCCGGCATCGGTGCCGGCCCACAAGCTGCCCTCTGGGGACTGGGCCAGGGCATACACGGTGCGGGCCGACAGGTTGGGCACGGAGATGGCGCGGGGCAGGCTGGCGTCCATGGGCCCCCAAAGGCCCCGGTCTGTCCCCACCCACAGGTTGCCCTCTTGATCCTGCAGGATGCTGAAGCAAAGCGCATTGGTGGACAGGCCGCGAATATCCACCCGGGCAAGTTCTCCCGTCGCCCAGAAGTTGATGCCGCGATCACAAACAATCCACATGTTGCCCGGGGAGGCGGGGGCAAAGCCACGGACAGCCATGCCGGCCAGGCCATCATTGGTGCTCAGCCGCTGAAACGCGCCCTGATGATAAACAATCAGGCCGCCTCCTTCGCTTCCGATCCACAGCGCGCCGTCAGGAGCCTGGGTTAACGCATTGAGGAAGGGACGATTCAGCAGCGGGACGTTGAAGGCGTTGAAGGCGGAAAAACGCTCCCCGTTGAACCGCGCGGCGCCATACTCCGTGGCGGTCCAGAGGTAGCCATCGGTGGTTTGTTGCACGGCGCGCACCGTGGCATGGGGCAGGCCGTGGGCAATGCCCCAGTGGCGATGCTCGTAGTCTTTGAGTTGATGGCCCGGATTCAGAGCCAAGAGGGGCAGGGCAGACAAAAACCATCCCCAAACCAGGAGTTTCCCGCCCATGCAAGGCAGGAAAGTCCCAGCCACGGCCCCACCTTGGGGGTGTGCCACTGCCCGGCTGGACGTCATGTCTTTGTTAGTTTAACCCGGATATTTATCGGCATTTCTCCCAAAGACCTGAAATGCAGAGCATCGGCTGTGAAATTTAAGCCGTCACAAGATGGTGGGCGGTTGGGGGTGCAGTGATTATCGGGCTCGCTGGGCCAATAACTCCACCAGCAGGGCAAGCACTTCGTCACGGTCCTCGCCTTCCAGGGCCAGCGCCAGTTGGGCGGTCAGGAGGCCGTATTGCACGCCGATGTCATAGCGGCGGCCGGCCAGTTCGCAGGCCAGGTAGCGTTCGTGTCCTGCTAATTGGGCCAGAGCAGAGGAGAGCTGCACGGGCGGCTGGCCGTGGCTTACGAGGGCATCCAACAAGGCCATGACCTTGGGGGTCAGCACGTGCATGCCAAAAAAACAGAGGTAATGCCCCGCACGCAGACCGGGCACCAGGATTTTTTGCTCGGCCTCGGTGGGGGTGGGTTTTTCCAGGACTTCGGTTACTTCGTAAAGACCGCTGCGGCCTGCCAGGCGGCGGCCGCCGACAGCCCCGTAGTAGGGCAACTTGCTTTCGTGGGTGGGTTGGACGGCGGAGACAGCACAGTTTTCGGCACCGGCAATCTCCACGAGCTGCTGGGCGCAGGATTTGTCCTGGCCGCTGACGTAGAGATGGTCGCCCACCATGAGTAAAAACGGCTGGTCGCCGGTGAAGGAACGGGCGCACCACACCGCATGGCCATAACCCAACGGCTGCGTTTGCTCCACAAAATGCAGGCGGCGGCCCTCCGGCCCGGCGGCCCCGGCAAAAGCCGCTTGCGCGCCGGGAGGCACCACGATGGCCACCTCGGTGATACCGGCCTGGGTAATTTCCTCCAGGAGGATGGCCAGGGCGGTGCGGGTCTGCCCGCGACGATCCACCAGCGTTTGCAAGGGCAGCGTGCTTTGTTGGCGCCCGGCGGCGGTGATGACAGCGCGTTTGATTTCCATGTGTTGAAGGCCTGCGGCCAACCGCCCGAGCATGACAAATGCGCAGCGCCCCGTCAATTCCACAAGAGCTGAAGCCAACGGAATCATCCCGCAACGCCGGTTGTAACCTCGTTGTCACCTTTTGCGTCTTTTGAGCTGAGCAACCCATGTTGGGAAGCAGTGGCATAGTTGTCTCCATTGGGCAGCAGGGGCTTGGTGTGGTGCCCAAAAAGCCAGCGGGCTTTTACGGTTCCTGCATCAGCGCAGTGCCTCGTGTCCGTTCCCGACAGCACGGCATTAAACAACACGGCATCAGTTTATGAAAAGAATCAACCTCCCCTTAACCGGCCTTCTTGCTTTGAGTGCAAGTTTGGCCCTGTGCGGCTGGTTGTCGGCCGCCCAGGTGACCCCCGGCACCGGCTATTTCAACCGCTTTGAGACGCAGCCGCCGGCCACGGATTGGGCCACACTCAGCCGGGCGGGCGGGGCCAACGATTCTTATGATATGGACGCCGACGTGAATGCCAACATCACGGCGGCGGGCGTGACCACAGCGGTGGCCGCGGACAGTGGCAACCCGCCGGCAGCCAACGCCAGCGCCTTGTGGAGTTCTGTGGGCCAGTACCTGTGCGTGCGGCCGACAGGCAACCGTTATACGGTGTTGATGGGCAAATTTGTCAACGCCACTGGCACCAACGCCACCCAGGTCACCGTGTCTTATCAATTGACCATTACCGGGGGAGGCGTAGCCGAAGAAAATGGCCGCGGCACCCGGGTTTATTACAGCCTGACCGGTCTAACCAATAGTTGGGTTAACATCCCCGCGCTGAACACCACCGCCAATGATATGGCGGCCACTGTCATGACCGCTGCCCTGAACATCGAATGGACCAACGGCGCAACGCTCTACCTGGTCTGGGCCGACGACAATGCCACGGGCAATCCCACGGACTCGGCGCATCAAATAGACAATTTCTCCCTGCAGGTGACCGCTGGACTGCCGGAATCCACCAACCTGGTTTGCGCTCTAACGGCCCCCACCAACGGATTGGTGGTGGCCAGCGGCACGGCCATTGCGGCGGCGGCCACGGTGGCGCGGGGTACCCCCCCTTATACAGTCCAATGGTTTGTGGATGATGCTCCTTATGGGGCGCCGCAAACTTCCGCCCCCTTCGCCACCGAGTTGACAGGGTTGAGCCTGGGCACCCACCGGGTGTATGTGCGGGCGGGCGATGCTGGGCAGCAGACCGCTTTTTCCGCCACCAACACGATTACGGTCTTGCCTGCCCTCACCGTAAGTCTGACCGCGCCGCTGGACGGCGCGACGATTGACTACCAATTGAACGTAATCGCTTCTGCTTCCGTGTCGGGCGGCACCCAACCTTATTCCGTGCAATTTTTGGTGGATAACGAGCCGGCCGGCAACCCCCTGACCGAGCCGCCCTTTACCGCCAATCTGGGCAGGTTGTTTGTGGGGTCCCACACCGTGCAGGCGCGCGTACGGGATGCCCGGGGATGGGAGAGTCTCTCGCCGGTGCATCAGATCACCGTCAGCGGGCCGCTGGCTGTGCAACTCTTGCCTAATGATGGCACGCGGCTGAACTTCGGGGCCGCCCTGCTGCTGCAAACCGAAACGGGCGGCGGCACGGCGCCTTATACGCTTACTTTCTACACCAACGAGGCGGTGGCGGACGTGGTGCGTGCCGCCCCGTATGAGTTGAATCTGGGCGTGCTGCCGGTGGGCAGTTATACCTGTTATGTGCACGCGGTGGACAGCTCGCCCACCACGCAGACGGCGTATTCCACCACCAACGTCATCACCATCCGCGACA
This sequence is a window from Verrucomicrobiia bacterium. Protein-coding genes within it:
- a CDS encoding glycoside hydrolase family 97 protein, translating into MRHRVLGLVLPGLLWAMAGGAAAASPSSWKVTSPNGQISVIVQLADLGRQRDYPAGRRLYYRIEWNGQTAVDSSPLGLVLADTDLSRHLSVVTALPPKSIEERYIALHGKRRERLHQARQMTLILRGEKGRMLEVDFRAANDGVAFRYRLPERQPLAQALMAAEATGFALPKDGRIWAHPADQVTVYAPAYETYYENEIPVGIPSPTTNGWSYPLLFRTGDARVWGLITEAGLGTNYCGTRLQSEAPMGVYRVRWPAPNEGNNTGSVFPVSSLPWEMPWRVIMLGGSPASIVESTLVEDLSPPSILKDTDWIKPGRVAWSWWSDPPSPQDAAKQKQFVDFAAEMGWEYVLVDANWTLMDNGSLGDVFRHAKSKGVGILLWYNSGGPHNIVTEKPRDCLTYREVRRFELDWLKKSGVRGIKVDFFQSDKQNVIQLYHQILQDAADYQILVNFHGCTLPRGWSRTYPHLLSMEAVRGAENYIFTSDFPQRAPVQNTITPFTRNVVGPMDYTPVALTEHNHKHLTTYAHELALAALFESGWVHFADKPEAYRALPAEPKQWLKELPVAWDDTRFLAGYPGQFVVLARRRGGIWYLAGVNGQNQAREVRLEFGPWLKANRGELLLIGDGQEARSFHAQRLTWQSGQSPTIKMLPYGGFMGTLK
- a CDS encoding ATP-binding protein, which translates into the protein MGGKLLVWGWFLSALPLLALNPGHQLKDYEHRHWGIAHGLPHATVRAVQQTTDGYLWTATEYGAARFNGERFSAFNAFNVPLLNRPFLNALTQAPDGALWIGSEGGGLIVYHQGAFQRLSTNDGLAGMAVRGFAPASPGNMWIVCDRGINFWATGELARVDIRGLSTNALCFSILQDQEGNLWVGTDRGLWGPMDASLPRAISVPNLSARTVYALAQSPEGSLWAGTDAGLYHISVDRRRATADLISALGPARVRAVYADRHGMVWVGTTTGLRRLRQGRLILEEEIPALRNISVFSFFEDREANLWIGAGNGLHCLQERTFITYSAQNGLEDEEVLTIARAGPERYLLGTTRGEVYVWENGQIRPEPRYQRQTMITAIHPDRQGRVWIGSRRGGLLCDDRGRSQTFDVAQGLPSGNIFAITEDQQGTLWVGTEKGLSRREGREFMTVILPVPEGQPQPVIRSLYLAHDNSLWVGTQEGLYHLKSDATNYYGQLQGFPAGLVYYITEDKKDRLWLGTAQGAVCHWEGQWRLYKPHSGFPTCHIYWLAHDEQGFTWFSTPWTIFRVETAQIFAYWRGERPLPTPMKFTQSDGLLAMECLGGRQSGGCQLPDGRLVFLTRRGLAVADPKVSASAFHPPRVVIERIRVNGREHPVSAHMELPAGSRVIEIEYAGLSFRQPEKVRHRYQLKGVDPDWVEAYQRRSATYANLAPGQYEFRVTADDGHGAWSVAGAGVELIIQPFFYQTAWFYLLLAGLALTGIYGGYRWRVRLLQRRNALLSARLAERTRELEQVMAERFRLEQAALARKQQETIGQMAAGIAHHLNNQLQAIQSSAALLEDAHKTPDESHTHLSYIEEAVGKMARIVEQLLAYGQRHWLRLKSVDLREFLPPILAKYPPGRVAVEWEQNLPLVKVDGGILEQALLVVLDNALQASLPHGPVKIRVQKVEQVPKDSAAPSAHQPRPFVAIQILDEGPGLSPQAQAHLFEPFFTTKEVGQGTGMGLAAAYGGLKQIGGWIELTNRPEGGCSATLFLPVAT
- a CDS encoding sugar phosphate nucleotidyltransferase; protein product: MEIKRAVITAAGRQQSTLPLQTLVDRRGQTRTALAILLEEITQAGITEVAIVVPPGAQAAFAGAAGPEGRRLHFVEQTQPLGYGHAVWCARSFTGDQPFLLMVGDHLYVSGQDKSCAQQLVEIAGAENCAVSAVQPTHESKLPYYGAVGGRRLAGRSGLYEVTEVLEKPTPTEAEQKILVPGLRAGHYLCFFGMHVLTPKVMALLDALVSHGQPPVQLSSALAQLAGHERYLACELAGRRYDIGVQYGLLTAQLALALEGEDRDEVLALLVELLAQRAR